From the Fusobacterium ulcerans ATCC 49185 genome, the window GTATATTTTTTAAAAAAGAGAAATAGTTTATACTTTGTTAAGGTAAAAATAGATTGGGGAACAATAATAGAAAGCTGTATAAATGGCTCTTCAGAAATGGTTACAGATATTTCCAGTGGAGTAGTTACTTTTCTTTTTAATATAGTAATGATGAAATATATGGGAGAAAAGGGAGTAGCAGCTATAACTATTATACTTTACTCACAATTTGTTTTTATAGCAGTATATTTGGGATTTTCCATGGGTACAGCTCCAATTATAAGCTATAATTATGGAAATCAAAATAAGAAGCAGTTAAAAAGAATATTCAATATATGCTCAAAACTTATTATAGGATCATCAGTGGGAGTATTTCTTCTTTCATTGATATTTGCAAAATATATTGTTGGATTTTTTGCTCCTGAAGGAACAGAAGTTTATGATATTGCAATAAAAGGCTTTTCATTATTTGCAATAACATATATTTTTGCTGGGTACAATATATTTTCTTCTTCACTGTTCACAGCATTATCTAATGGAAAGATATCAGCAGTAATTTCTTTTATGAGGACATTAGTTTTTATAGTTTTAGGAATATTCTTTCTTCCAATGATATTTCAAGTGAATGGAATATGGCTGGCAGTTCCTTTTGCAGAGATATTATCTATTCTTGTATCTTTGTTTTTTATAAGAAGAGAGAAAAATAATTACGGATATATGCAGTAAGTAAAAATTTAAAATTATAGCTATATGAAAAGGCAGAAATTATCTCAAAATAAATTTCTGCCTTTTAGTTTTACTAGAATTTATATCCTAACCCTGCACCTACTATCCATTCATCTTTGTTTCTGTTTTTTCCACTTCCATTGTGTGAATCTCTTTCTACATTGTAACTTTCCTTTACATCAAACAGAATTCCATTTTCCAGTTCAAGTGTATACTTAGCATTCAGTTCTATGCTGTGTTCATTTTTGTGAGCTACTAAAATATCAAAGTTACTTGCATTTTCTCCTTTAAATCTTCCTGTAATATTCTCTTCATCTGCCCCAGTAAGAAGTCTTGTATAGCTTATTCCTGCTGAAAGTGTGCTTTTTCCCTTTTCATGTGGTATTACTTTTTTAAGGTCTAATCCCACTTTAGCTGCTGTATAATCAAATGATTTTGAATCTGTTTCTATTGCTAATACTTTGCTTCCTTCATCTGTGCCCTCTTGGTCTACATATGTATATGACAATGTTCCGTATGGTTCTAAGAATAAGTTTTCTCCTAGATTATGAGAATATCTTCCATTCAGATAAATATCATATGTCATATCATTATAGTTATCTGAATAACTTCTTGTTTCTGTTATTCCTTTTCCTGCTGCAAATCTATCTGCATCATAATCTCCATACTGTAGCCCTAATCCTCCTGTTACTTTTAGATTTCCAATATACTTCTTAGCATATGCTCCCATATACAGCGCATCTCCATCTACTTTTGAACCATTAGACAAATCAGATTTAAGTTTGTTTCCTCCAATTACTACTCCATAAGTCAATGTATCTGATACTCCATATTCTCCAAGCATATATGCTCCTGTTATCTTAGTATCTGCGTCCATATCAGAACTTCCTATGTCATAAGTATAATATCCTTTACCATAGTATGTATCTTTTGTTCCTCCATCTACATGAGTTAGTCCACCCATTATCAACCATTTATTTAGTTCTGGTTTGAATTGACTTTCCACTGCTATATCTCTAAACATTCCCACTGACTTTCTTGAAAGTTCACTTGAATATGAGTATAGATTTCTTGCATAGATGTCATTTAAGTATCCTAAGAATGTTGAAAGTTTCTCATCACTATCTACATTAAAATTCCCTATTAAGTCATCAACACTTAAAATTCCATGATATATCTTATTTAGTTTTTCATACTTTAAAGTTTTTAAAGGAAGATTTTTTTTAACTGTTATTTCTACTTCATTTTCTGTTCCATTTACTCTTTTTACAAAATGAATCAACGATGTTGTACCAAAAGTTACATCTTCATAATACATTCCCTCACATGCTGTTACTAAACTGCTATTTAATTTAGTACTTCCAAAACTTATTATTTCTTTATTTCCTGCCCCATTGAGAGCAAGCAGAAGTTTTCCTCCATCAGTTGAAGATATTTCTCCTGTATTTCCATATAGTGCATGACCCATAATCTTATCTGCTTCATCTGCACTTCCCATTTTACTGCTATTTATTCTCAATGTAAGAGTTCCATTTTCCCCTATTGTTATCTTGTCTGCACCTGTTATTTTTAATTCTTCTACTACTCCACTAGCATTAACAGTTTTCTCAAATAGAGTAACATTTACATTTATATTCATCTTTTCAAAATTAGATATATTATGTAGGATTCTTACTCCTTCACTCTCTGCTGGATTTGACTTAGCAACTGAACTTATTCCAAAATTAAGAGTGTCATCTTCATCTCCACCATCAAGAGTTCCATTAATTATTGTTCCATCTCCTACTGTGAGAGTATCAGCTCCCCTTCCCATATTTATATTTCCATTAACTATAGTATTTTGAGTAACTTCGTTGCCATTTGTATATTTAATTTTTCCTGACTGTAGTATTAGATTATCTCCATTGCTACTTCCTGATATAGCTGTACCTTTAGTATCAGGATCACTCTCATCTATTCCACCATTCACTATTGTTCCTGATAAAGTCAGCTTTTTATCAGCTCCTTCAAATACAACTGCTGTTCCATAAGCATTGATTATTGAACCTATTACTTCAGCTTCATCATTTTTGTCACCAGTCGTCTTATATGTATCTTTCAAAGCATTTAATATATGGTTTTCTTTATCTCCAGAAAATGAATTGCTTACAGTTTCGTTTTCTATAGTCATTTCTCTTTCAGAAGTTCCAAATTTTACAGTTTGCTCCCCTCCAACTCCTGCATCTATTCCATTGTTACCATTATTTCTTATTATAAGTCCATAATTGGTACTATTAGTTAACCCATCATTTACATCTTGATTTTTTCCATTTATAAGTATCCCATAATTATTTGATGTACCTATAGTTCCACTATTATTCTTTATAGCATTAGTTTTTCCATAAATAACTCCTGTATTTGTTATATTTCCCATTGTAGTTGAACTATAATTATATATTCCATAACCTAAATAGCCATAACCACTTATTATTCCTGTATTTGTTATATTTTTTATTTCACTATCAGTACCATATTTATAATTCCATATTCCATAACCAAAACTAATACCATAACCACTTATTACTCCTATATTTGTTATATTTCCTATTTTTTCAGTATTAGCATCATTTAATATTCCATAGGCATAACCACTACTATAACCATAACCAGTACCACTTATAACTCCTGTATTTGTTATATCTCCAATTGTGCCTGATTTATTATTTATTCCATAACCATAACCAGTACTATAATTAGTACTATAACTATAACCATAACCACTTATTATTCCTGCATTTGTTATATTTCCCATTTCTTTACTATAACTATCATTTAATATTCCATAACCAGCACCACCACTAACACCATAACCAGTACCACTTATAACTCCTATATTTTCTATATTTTCCATTTTAACTGAATTAGATATTCCATAACCATAACCATGACCATGCCCAGATATTAAGCCATTATTTATTATATTTATAGTTTTATTTGATAATGCTAGTTTTATTCCATAAGCGTCATTTGAAGGATTTTCAGCAGAAATTGTCATATTGTTAGTGTAAGTATTATTTTCAAATGTATTTTCAGAAAATTTACCTTTATCGTCAATTTCTATTTCACCATTTTTCTCAATTATATTTACTCCTATTTCATCTGCTCCCATCACAGCTGTGCATGACAATAGGAATCCAATTACTGCCCCTATTGTTATTTTTCTTCCTCTTTTTTTGTTGCTACTTTTTACTGCTTTCATAATCTTTTCAATCATAAATTTCCTCTCCCAAGTTTATTTTTATTTAACTTTTTCTTAAATTTTCTATTCTAAAATTCAAATTAAAATTGAGAATTTATTTATAGAAATTTAACTGGTAACTGAGAAGTGTTCTTCTTTATCTATAAAGGCGAACTTTTAGAAGCTCTAACCTTCCTGTTTTTAATATCTCATTTTTTGAACCCTCTTTTTCTCCAAAATCTTTTATGTTGACTTTTATAAATTTAAAGATTACAATGATAGAGAAAATATTGGGAAAATGTTCGCCTTTATAGATAAAAGAGGACTTTATTCTATATAGAGCATGATTATTAGTTTTAAAAAATAATTTTAACCTAATTATTTAAATTAAAAAAGCGCCTCTTCAAAGGCGTTTTTAAATATTTAATATATAATTTTCTATTAAAAATTTTTATCAATTAATCATAATAATTTTTCATAAATAACTTCTTAAAAAATGAAATTTTATCTCTACATATATAACATTTGTACAACCATAAAAAATAAAGGTATTGTAATGATAGAAAGGATAGTACTTAAGCAAACTGTTTTTATAGCAAGTAAATAATTTCTGTCATACTGTTGTGCAAATATTGCTATATTTCCTCCTACAGAAGTACAAGCAGCAATAAGTACTGACATTACCATAGTAGTATTATCTATTGGAAGAAAATAAAATACTCCTAAAGTTATCAGTGGAATAACTAAAAGACGCATAGCCATACATGGATAAATTTTATAATCAAGAAAAATATCTTTTATATCAGCTTTTGCAAGAAATACACCTAGTACCAGCATAGCAACAGGAGTATTCATTGAAGCAAGAAACCCTATTGTTTTTACAACTGTTTCATGTACTGGAATAGATAAAAGAAATATTACAAGTCCTATGACCATACTTACCAACATTGGATTAGTAACTAAATTTTTAGGCTTTATGTTTTCAGTTTCTCCTGTCATTATAAACACTCCATAAGTCCATTGAAAAAGATTTAAAAGAGTAACATAAGCAGCTACATAAAAAACAGCTTCACTGCCAAAAACTGCTTGTGTAAGTGGAATTCCAATAAATCCAGCATTTGAATATGATGAAGCAAAATTTTCAATTGGTTTTCTTTTACCATAGACAACAGCAGAAACAGCCATTGCCAAAAGAAGCCCAAGAAGAGCCAGTCCAGTTGACATCCACATATCTCTAAATTTTTCTGGAGTAAATTCTACTATGTATGATTTTATAATAACACTTGGTATAATTATACGAAGCAGAACATTTCCAAATTCCTTTGCTCCTTGATCAGTGATATATTTTAATTTATAAAGTGCAGCACCTACCCCCATAAGCATAAACATTATTATTATTTGTTTTAATAAAATATAAGTAATCAATTTTTTCTCCCCCTTAGTTTTATCAGAATATTTTACCATATTTTTTTACAAAAGAAAATCCTCTCAATTAAATGAGAGGACATCTATTTCTATTTTGGCTTTATAAAACATAAATAATTGTGTAATTTATGAGATAAAGTCAGATTAATATAGGGAAATTAAATACTAAAAAATACAACTATTATAATGGAATAAGTTTTGTATTTTTAATAAAATAAGCCTGATTAATCAACTTTTTTGAATATAAAATAATTATTGAAATTCTTATAAAAGATGAATATTTAATTTTTTACAGATCTCATGAACTTCTTTTGGCCACATAGAAGCTTGTACTTCTCCTATATGGAGTTTATCAAGGAAGAACATACAGATACGAGATTGTCCTATTCCACCACCAATAGTGTATGGAAGCTCTTTGTTGATAAGTCTTTTATGATAATCTAATTCTTTTCTATCTTCACATCCAGCTATTTCTAATTGTTTTACTAATGAATCTTCATCTACTCTTATTCCCATAGATGAAAGCTCTAATCCTATTCCTAAAGGATCATAGTTAAGGATTATATCTCCATTTAATTCCCAGTCATCATAGTCAGGAGCTCTTCCATCATGTTTTTCTCCTGAGTTAAGTGTTCCTCCTATTTTCATGAGGAATATTGCTCCATACTCTTTGGCAGCTGCATGTTCTCTTTCCTTTGGAGTAAGAAGAGGATATTTATCTTCTAATTCCTGAGCAGTAACAAATGTTATTTTTTCAGGTATCTTTTTGTCTAGTTCAGGATATAATGAATTAACATAATCTTCAGTTTTTTTAAATACTTCATATATCCCACCAACTATTTCTTTCAATGTTTCTTCTTTTCTATCTTCTTTTGCTATTATTTTTTCCCAGTCCCACTGGTCAACATAATATGAGTGGATGAAATCTGTATCTTCATCTCTTCTTATAGCATTCATGTCAGTGTATAGTCCTTCTCCTATATTGAAGTTATAATTGTGAAGTGCCATTCTTTTCCATTTTGCTAAAGAGTGAACAATCTCAGCTTTATCCCCAGCTTTTGTGACGAAACTTACTGGTCTTTCGATTCCATTTAAATTATCATTTAATCCACTTTCTGGTTTAACGAATAATGGAGCTGAAACTCTTGTTAAATTTAATTCTTTAGCTAATTCCCTTTCAAAGAAATCTTTTACCTGTTTAATTGCGACTTCAGTCTGCCTGATGTCTAGTTTTGATTTGTAACTCATTTTAATCACTTCCTTATTAAATTATTATCACTTCAATATAATTTAGTATGATATCATTACTTGAGTCTGTTGTCAATAGCAAATAATAAAAAAATGAAAAAATTTTTTAAGAAAACGATTTATTAAAAAAATAGTATCATAAATAAAAGAATTGACTTTTTAATAGTAATGGCGTATAATAATAAAAAATATAAAGGAATTAAATTAAAGGGAGAAAGAAAATGAAGTTCAGGAATAATAGGATAAGGAATCTACTAATAGAAAATTGAATATCACCTTATCTTTAAAATTGGCTGATCAAAATTAAACTTTCTTTGAAAAGATTGGAAATCATCTTTATTCTTTAATATATTTCCATGAGTATAAAATGAGAATGGTCAATAGATATTTATCTATTGATTTTATTTTTTTAGGAGTTTAAGTACAGACCTGTTTTGAAGGCTGTACTTTTTTTTATAAAAAAAATAAAAATTTAAATAAATGAAGGGGGAACAAATGGAGTATTTAGCATTACTAAAAGATATTTTTCTTGGAGGAAACAGATACATGTATATTGTAAATGGTTTGGCTTTCTCTATAGGGACAACTATGCTGGCAGCACTAATCGGAGTATTATTGGGTATATTTATTGCTCTTATGGAATTGTCACATTTTTATCCATTAAAACATAAAAAGGGATGGGAAAAATTCAATCCAATATCATCACTTGCATTTGCATATGTAGACCTTATAAGAGGAACACCAGCAGTTGTACAGCTTATGATACTTGCAAACTTAATATTTGTAGGAGCTTTAAGAGATACACCTATACTTGTTATAGCTGGATTATCTTTTGGAATCAATTCAGGTGCTTATGTTGCTGAAATAATAAGAGCAGGTATAGAAGGACTAGACAAAGGACAAATGGAAGCAGCAAGAGCTTTGGGAATGCCTTATGGAATTGCTATGAAAGAGATAATTATACCACAGGCTGTAAAGAAAATACTTCCAGCATTAGTTAGTGAATTTATTACTTTATTAAAAGAAACATCTATTGTAGGATTCATTGGAGGAGTAGATTTATTGAGATCAGCAAATATTATCACAAGTCAGACATATAGAGGAGTAGAACCTTTATTGGCAGTAGGGTTGATATATTTAATATTAACAGCTGTATTTACTAAATTTATGAGAGGAATAGAAAAGGGGTTGAAGGTAAGTGATTAAAGTAGCTAATTTATATAAAAATTTTGGAAAACTAGAAGTATTAAAAAATATAAGTGCAGAAATACATAAAGGTGATATAGTAGCAATAATAGGCCCTTCTGGAAGTGGAAAATCTACTTTTCTAAGATGTTTAAACAGACTTGAAGAACCTACAGCAGGACATATTTATGTAAAAGGAGAAGATCTTATGGCTCCAGGAACTGATATCAATAAAGTTCGTGAAAAAGTAGGAATGGTATTTCAACATTTTAACCTTTTTCCTCATAAGACTGTTTTAGAAAATCTTACTCTTTCACCTATGAAATTAAAAGGGTATTCACAGGTAGATGCCAACAAGAAAGCAATGGCTTTATTAGATAAAGTAGGTTTAAGAGAAAAAGCTGATGCTTATCCTAACCAACTTTCTGGAGGACAAAAACAGAGAATAGCCATAGCAAGAGCTCTTGCTATGGAGCCAGAAGTTATGCTTTTTGATGAACCTACCTCTGCTCTTGACCCAGAAATGATTAAAGAAGTTCTTGATGTTATGAGAGGATTGGCAAAAGAGGGAATGACAATGCTTATTGTAACACATGAAATGGGATTTGCAAGAAATGTTGCAAATAGATTATTTTTCATGGATAGAGGAGATATACTAGAAGATACTACCCCTGCTGAACTATTTGATAATCCAAGACATGAAAGAACAAAAGAATTTTTAGAGAAAGTCTTGAATAAATAAGAAAATTGTAGTTTAATAGAAGATATAAGGAGGGGGTAAATTATGAAAAAATTATTAAAATTATTATTTATGGGAACAATAGTATTGTCTTTATCAGCAACAGCATTGGCAAAAGAAAAAATATATGTGGGAACAAATGCAGAATTTCCACCATTTGAGTATCTTGAAGATGGAAAAATAACTGGTTTTGATATGGACTTAGTTCAAGAGATTGGAAAATTGGTAGATGCAGATATAAAAATAGTTGATATGGCTTTTGATGGACTGCTTCCAGCACTTCAAATGAAAAAAGTTGACTTGGTAATAGCTGGAATGACTGCCAATGAAGAAAGAATGAAAACAGTATCTTTTACACAGCCTTATTATACTGCTAGTCAAGTAATTATAGTAAAAGAAGGAAATACTTCTATAAAATCTTTTGATGATCTTAAAGGAAGAAGAGTAGGAGTTATGCTTGGATTTACTGGAGATATGGTAGTCAGTGAAATTGATGGAGTAAAAATCGAAAGATTCAATGCTGCTTATGCAGGAATTATGGCTCTTAAAGCTGATAAAATAGAAGCTGTAGTATTAGATTCTGAACCAGCTAAAAATTATGTTGCACAAAATAAAGGTTTAGTCTTAGCTGATGCTGATGCAGAACAGGAAGAATATGCAATTGCAGTTAGAAAAAATGATAAAGCACTTTTAGAAAAAGTAGAAAAAGCTCTTAGTGAACTTAAAGAAAATGGAACTTATGACAAACTTATTCAAAAATATTTTAATTAAGAAGCATAATGATAATTTAAATAACTAATTTAAAATTTTAAACAGCTGAAGTTCTATAGTCATTGGACAGAGGCTGTTTATTTTTTATAGCTATATTTTTGAAAATACTTTTCATTCTCTTCATTTTTTTGATAAAAGTGATATAATTATTATATAAACCTACATAAGGAGAAGAGAAATGGAAATAGATGTAATTTTAACTGCAGCAGATATACAATCTGAAAAAATAAAAGATAAAATCGTAGTAATTATAGACGTACTTAGAGCCACAAGTGTAATGATAACAGCTTTGGCAAATGGAGCAAAGGCAGTATATCCCTATAAAGATATTGAAAGTGTATTGGAAAACTCAAAAAAATCTAAATCTTTTGTCCTAGGTGGAGAGAGAAAAGGACTGAAGATAGAAGGATTTGATTTTGGAAATTCTCCATTGGAATATACTAAGGAAGCAGTAGCAGGAAAAGATATGTTTATGACAACAAGCAATGGAACAAGAGCTATTGAAAATTCTGCTAATGGTTCTAAAAAACTTTTTATAGCAGCCTTTTTAAATGTAGAAAGTGTAGCTAAAAAAATATTAGAAGAGAATGTTGATACTGTAATAATCTGTTCTGGTACTGATAATAATTTTTCTTTAGATGATGCGTTATGTGCTGGGGAAATAATAAAGAGAGCAAAAGAAAAAAATAAGAATATTCATCTCACTGATATCAGTCTTGCTATGAAAAGATTAGCTGAAACATCTTTGGGAATAGAAAAGACTCTTGAAGGAAGTAAGCATTTTGAATATTTAAAAACTATAGGTTTCTATGGTGATATGAACCACTGTTTTACTATGGACATGTTTGATATAGTTCCAGAATATAAAAATGGAGTTATAACTAAATAACTCCAGCTAAAATAACACTTATAAACAATAAAACTGCTCCTATGTAACCCTTCATTGTGAGAAGTTCACCAAGAAATATAAAGGCAAAAAGTGCTGAAAATACAGGTTCAAGGGATAAAATTATTCCAGCCTGTATGGCACTTGTATCTTTTAAAGCATATATCTGCATGATATAACATACTGCAGTACAAAATATTCCCAAGATCACTATGACAATCCATATTTCTATATTATGTGGAACTTTAAAAGTTTCAGTAACTAATGAAATTGTCATGTTTAGTATTCCCACTATTCCCATCTGCAAAGCACCTATTGCTACTGAATCTGCATTTTTAGGAATTTTTTCCATAACTAATACTTGTAAGGCAAAGGCAAGGGCACAGATAATACATAATAAATCCCCTTTATTGATAGTAAGCTGATCATTCAAAGTGAGAAGAATTATTCCAATAGTTGCTAAAATAACACTGACAAGTAATTTGAATTTTATCTTCTTCTTTAAAAAAATAACTGATATCACAGGTATCATCACTACAGAAAGACTTATAAGAAATCCTGCATTAGAAGCACTTGTATATTTTACACCAATAGTCATACTTAATACTGATATAAATGCAAGCATACCTAGTATAATTGAATATTTCAAAGTTACTTTATCAGCTTTTAATATCCTTTTGTGAAAAAATAGAGCTGTTACCAAAAAAGCTGTTCCAAATCTTAATGAAGTAAGATTAAAAGGTTCCAGCAGTCCTATTCCTATTTTAGTTAAAAAATAGGTAGACCCCCAAAATAAAGCTACTAACCCTACAAAGAAATTTGCCCTTAACTGCCTGTTCATTTCTTCCTCCCATACTGCCATATATTTTTAATTTTTATATCAAGAAAGATTTATTATCAGTTGTTTCTATAATTATTTTTTAACTTGTATATTATCACTTTCTTTTCAATTTTTCTTTTAATACAATTACTCTTTTCTCTAATTTTATGTTT encodes:
- a CDS encoding MATE family efflux transporter gives rise to the protein MSYTIAKKFNLLSLLKFTVPAIIMMLFMSLYTIVDGIFISRLIGTTALSGLNIVYPFISFIHAVAIMFAAGGSAIIAKKMGEGRDEEARNTFSLIVYTGIFIGICISVFGNVFINEIIRFLGASPALEKYSYDYLKIIMFFAPFFILQILFQTFFITAGKPELGLRMTIVSGITNAVLDYLFMKTFAMGMVGAALATVSGYLIISIFGIVYFLKKRNSLYFVKVKIDWGTIIESCINGSSEMVTDISSGVVTFLFNIVMMKYMGEKGVAAITIILYSQFVFIAVYLGFSMGTAPIISYNYGNQNKKQLKRIFNICSKLIIGSSVGVFLLSLIFAKYIVGFFAPEGTEVYDIAIKGFSLFAITYIFAGYNIFSSSLFTALSNGKISAVISFMRTLVFIVLGIFFLPMIFQVNGIWLAVPFAEILSILVSLFFIRREKNNYGYMQ
- a CDS encoding autotransporter outer membrane beta-barrel domain-containing protein, which translates into the protein MIEKIMKAVKSSNKKRGRKITIGAVIGFLLSCTAVMGADEIGVNIIEKNGEIEIDDKGKFSENTFENNTYTNNMTISAENPSNDAYGIKLALSNKTINIINNGLISGHGHGYGYGISNSVKMENIENIGVISGTGYGVSGGAGYGILNDSYSKEMGNITNAGIISGYGYSYSTNYSTGYGYGINNKSGTIGDITNTGVISGTGYGYSSGYAYGILNDANTEKIGNITNIGVISGYGISFGYGIWNYKYGTDSEIKNITNTGIISGYGYLGYGIYNYSSTTMGNITNTGVIYGKTNAIKNNSGTIGTSNNYGILINGKNQDVNDGLTNSTNYGLIIRNNGNNGIDAGVGGEQTVKFGTSEREMTIENETVSNSFSGDKENHILNALKDTYKTTGDKNDEAEVIGSIINAYGTAVVFEGADKKLTLSGTIVNGGIDESDPDTKGTAISGSSNGDNLILQSGKIKYTNGNEVTQNTIVNGNINMGRGADTLTVGDGTIINGTLDGGDEDDTLNFGISSVAKSNPAESEGVRILHNISNFEKMNINVNVTLFEKTVNASGVVEELKITGADKITIGENGTLTLRINSSKMGSADEADKIMGHALYGNTGEISSTDGGKLLLALNGAGNKEIISFGSTKLNSSLVTACEGMYYEDVTFGTTSLIHFVKRVNGTENEVEITVKKNLPLKTLKYEKLNKIYHGILSVDDLIGNFNVDSDEKLSTFLGYLNDIYARNLYSYSSELSRKSVGMFRDIAVESQFKPELNKWLIMGGLTHVDGGTKDTYYGKGYYTYDIGSSDMDADTKITGAYMLGEYGVSDTLTYGVVIGGNKLKSDLSNGSKVDGDALYMGAYAKKYIGNLKVTGGLGLQYGDYDADRFAAGKGITETRSYSDNYNDMTYDIYLNGRYSHNLGENLFLEPYGTLSYTYVDQEGTDEGSKVLAIETDSKSFDYTAAKVGLDLKKVIPHEKGKSTLSAGISYTRLLTGADEENITGRFKGENASNFDILVAHKNEHSIELNAKYTLELENGILFDVKESYNVERDSHNGSGKNRNKDEWIVGAGLGYKF
- a CDS encoding AEC family transporter, translated to MITYILLKQIIIMFMLMGVGAALYKLKYITDQGAKEFGNVLLRIIIPSVIIKSYIVEFTPEKFRDMWMSTGLALLGLLLAMAVSAVVYGKRKPIENFASSYSNAGFIGIPLTQAVFGSEAVFYVAAYVTLLNLFQWTYGVFIMTGETENIKPKNLVTNPMLVSMVIGLVIFLLSIPVHETVVKTIGFLASMNTPVAMLVLGVFLAKADIKDIFLDYKIYPCMAMRLLVIPLITLGVFYFLPIDNTTMVMSVLIAACTSVGGNIAIFAQQYDRNYLLAIKTVCLSTILSIITIPLFFMVVQMLYM
- the asnA gene encoding aspartate--ammonia ligase, encoding MSYKSKLDIRQTEVAIKQVKDFFERELAKELNLTRVSAPLFVKPESGLNDNLNGIERPVSFVTKAGDKAEIVHSLAKWKRMALHNYNFNIGEGLYTDMNAIRRDEDTDFIHSYYVDQWDWEKIIAKEDRKEETLKEIVGGIYEVFKKTEDYVNSLYPELDKKIPEKITFVTAQELEDKYPLLTPKEREHAAAKEYGAIFLMKIGGTLNSGEKHDGRAPDYDDWELNGDIILNYDPLGIGLELSSMGIRVDEDSLVKQLEIAGCEDRKELDYHKRLINKELPYTIGGGIGQSRICMFFLDKLHIGEVQASMWPKEVHEICKKLNIHLL
- a CDS encoding amino acid ABC transporter permease; protein product: MEYLALLKDIFLGGNRYMYIVNGLAFSIGTTMLAALIGVLLGIFIALMELSHFYPLKHKKGWEKFNPISSLAFAYVDLIRGTPAVVQLMILANLIFVGALRDTPILVIAGLSFGINSGAYVAEIIRAGIEGLDKGQMEAARALGMPYGIAMKEIIIPQAVKKILPALVSEFITLLKETSIVGFIGGVDLLRSANIITSQTYRGVEPLLAVGLIYLILTAVFTKFMRGIEKGLKVSD
- a CDS encoding amino acid ABC transporter ATP-binding protein; its protein translation is MIKVANLYKNFGKLEVLKNISAEIHKGDIVAIIGPSGSGKSTFLRCLNRLEEPTAGHIYVKGEDLMAPGTDINKVREKVGMVFQHFNLFPHKTVLENLTLSPMKLKGYSQVDANKKAMALLDKVGLREKADAYPNQLSGGQKQRIAIARALAMEPEVMLFDEPTSALDPEMIKEVLDVMRGLAKEGMTMLIVTHEMGFARNVANRLFFMDRGDILEDTTPAELFDNPRHERTKEFLEKVLNK
- a CDS encoding basic amino acid ABC transporter substrate-binding protein — translated: MKKLLKLLFMGTIVLSLSATALAKEKIYVGTNAEFPPFEYLEDGKITGFDMDLVQEIGKLVDADIKIVDMAFDGLLPALQMKKVDLVIAGMTANEERMKTVSFTQPYYTASQVIIVKEGNTSIKSFDDLKGRRVGVMLGFTGDMVVSEIDGVKIERFNAAYAGIMALKADKIEAVVLDSEPAKNYVAQNKGLVLADADAEQEEYAIAVRKNDKALLEKVEKALSELKENGTYDKLIQKYFN
- a CDS encoding 2-phosphosulfolactate phosphatase, which produces MEIDVILTAADIQSEKIKDKIVVIIDVLRATSVMITALANGAKAVYPYKDIESVLENSKKSKSFVLGGERKGLKIEGFDFGNSPLEYTKEAVAGKDMFMTTSNGTRAIENSANGSKKLFIAAFLNVESVAKKILEENVDTVIICSGTDNNFSLDDALCAGEIIKRAKEKNKNIHLTDISLAMKRLAETSLGIEKTLEGSKHFEYLKTIGFYGDMNHCFTMDMFDIVPEYKNGVITK
- a CDS encoding DMT family transporter: MNRQLRANFFVGLVALFWGSTYFLTKIGIGLLEPFNLTSLRFGTAFLVTALFFHKRILKADKVTLKYSIILGMLAFISVLSMTIGVKYTSASNAGFLISLSVVMIPVISVIFLKKKIKFKLLVSVILATIGIILLTLNDQLTINKGDLLCIICALAFALQVLVMEKIPKNADSVAIGALQMGIVGILNMTISLVTETFKVPHNIEIWIVIVILGIFCTAVCYIMQIYALKDTSAIQAGIILSLEPVFSALFAFIFLGELLTMKGYIGAVLLFISVILAGVI